One genomic region from Reichenbachiella ulvae encodes:
- a CDS encoding DUF6090 family protein produces MIKFFRKIRQNLITENNFSKYLFYAIGEIILVVIGILIAVQINDFKNTSVENELEQNYLTNLIIELRQDSVGFTKNYREIKTQARTKSLFLDIIRGRNKSDSIIVFFEYQWKPIQPYIPVKATFTEMSSSSHLRIIKNDMLREKIIKLYSSYEAFEKEETLLLQTSTQNIINRISQRIPDMSNYNTDDIMSLKSDNYLLNCIQLNGAYTRRDNYKEMIDRCTDLIKSIEQYRLQKFR; encoded by the coding sequence ATGATAAAGTTCTTTAGAAAAATTAGACAAAATCTCATCACTGAAAACAACTTTAGCAAATATCTCTTTTATGCCATTGGCGAAATTATTCTTGTGGTAATTGGGATTTTAATTGCAGTACAAATAAACGACTTTAAAAATACAAGTGTTGAAAATGAATTAGAGCAAAATTACCTTACGAATCTTATTATAGAACTAAGACAAGATTCTGTTGGCTTCACTAAGAATTATAGAGAAATAAAAACACAGGCACGAACCAAGAGTCTTTTTTTAGATATAATCAGAGGACGCAATAAAAGTGATTCTATTATAGTGTTTTTTGAATACCAATGGAAGCCAATTCAACCTTATATCCCGGTCAAAGCAACATTTACCGAAATGAGTTCAAGCTCACACTTGAGAATAATTAAAAATGATATGCTGCGAGAGAAAATAATCAAATTGTATAGTTCATATGAGGCGTTCGAGAAAGAAGAAACCCTATTACTTCAGACTTCAACTCAAAATATAATAAATAGAATATCTCAAAGAATACCAGATATGTCTAATTACAATACAGATGATATTATGTCATTAAAATCTGATAATTATCTGTTGAATTGTATTCAATTGAATGGTGCATATACGAGAAGAGATAATTATAAAGAAATGATCGATAGATGTACTGACTTGATTAAAAGTATTGAACAATATAGATTACAGAAATTTCGATAA
- a CDS encoding sugar-binding domain-containing protein has translation MKTLNQLLFILSALLFSFGCYGQVSFGDPVKINNQWKFKLDDVEQAQASDFDDEKWQTVDLPHDWSVTQPLSPTLASAQGYLPGGIGWYRKAIHIPKDKVGEKVYLYFEGVYNRSEVYINGQLLGKRPNGYISFMYDATPYIKTGEENVIAVRVDHSRQADSRWYTGSGIYRDVWLVYANPMHISQWGVYAYPEQVTEKQATLKVEVSIANEADKKGKLTVKNELLSPQGKVISVSNSKLTVAAGEEAKVVIDMPVANPQLWSINSPNLYQLKTTVYRGNRVIDETTTTTGFRSLSFDPNRGFALNGEWMKVKGVCLHHDAGVLGSAVPKEVWRRRLQTLKEVGVNAIRTSHNPQSPDLYELCDELGLLVMNEAFDEWEFPKRKWLEGWNVGTPGFEGSYDYFKEWAEQDMADMVQRDRNHISIFAWSIGNEVDYPNDPYSHPILDGSKEDGFTQAIYGGYKEDAPDAMLLGDIAKKLVATVKQYDNSRPVTAGLAGVAMSNETAYPSALDIAGYNYTESRYQSDHEKYPDRVIFGSENRHEIYAWQAVVDNEHIFGQFLWTGIDYLGESGRWPSRGFYSGLLDFGGFIKPRGYFRQSLWADEPMAYIGTYPTSTINRWNRYSIDAWPIWNYEEGDSIRVVCYTNAAKARLELDGKVVGQVKDYDKKTGVIFWDIPFQSGKLEVIGLNENNEEVSSYSISSSKRPEALTVIKSDKQIDEESGLAQVVIQVVDENGVPVMLSDNEVTCTIEGPGELLGLEASNNSDMGDYTDNKQRVFHGRLLAYIKSTGQTGDITVRFTSPWLKSAEISIKVR, from the coding sequence ATGAAGACATTAAATCAATTGCTATTTATTCTTAGTGCCCTATTATTTTCATTTGGATGTTATGGCCAGGTGTCCTTTGGTGATCCTGTCAAAATCAACAATCAATGGAAGTTCAAATTAGACGATGTAGAGCAGGCACAAGCATCAGATTTCGATGATGAAAAATGGCAAACCGTAGACCTGCCTCATGATTGGAGCGTGACACAGCCCTTGAGTCCTACACTCGCCAGTGCCCAGGGTTATTTGCCAGGTGGAATAGGCTGGTATCGCAAAGCCATTCATATCCCAAAAGACAAGGTGGGAGAGAAGGTTTACCTCTATTTCGAGGGAGTATACAATCGTAGTGAGGTATACATCAATGGACAACTTCTGGGCAAACGACCCAATGGGTACATCTCCTTTATGTATGATGCTACGCCTTACATAAAAACAGGAGAGGAAAATGTGATTGCCGTACGTGTGGATCACAGTAGACAGGCCGATTCCAGGTGGTATACGGGCTCAGGGATCTATAGAGATGTTTGGTTGGTATATGCCAACCCTATGCATATTAGCCAGTGGGGTGTATATGCTTACCCAGAGCAGGTAACTGAAAAACAAGCTACCCTAAAAGTAGAAGTGTCTATTGCCAATGAAGCGGATAAAAAAGGGAAGTTAACCGTAAAGAACGAACTGCTTTCCCCTCAAGGGAAAGTAATCAGTGTGTCTAATTCTAAGCTTACAGTAGCGGCAGGCGAAGAGGCAAAAGTTGTCATAGATATGCCAGTGGCTAATCCACAGCTTTGGAGTATCAATAGTCCAAACCTATATCAACTGAAGACCACTGTGTACCGTGGCAATCGTGTGATCGATGAAACTACCACCACTACTGGTTTTAGATCTCTTAGTTTTGATCCCAATCGTGGCTTTGCGCTGAATGGAGAGTGGATGAAAGTCAAAGGTGTTTGTCTGCATCATGATGCAGGTGTATTGGGTTCTGCTGTGCCTAAAGAAGTATGGAGAAGAAGACTCCAGACGCTAAAAGAGGTGGGAGTAAATGCGATTCGAACCAGTCACAATCCACAATCTCCCGACCTATATGAGTTGTGTGATGAGCTGGGGTTGTTGGTCATGAATGAAGCCTTTGACGAATGGGAATTTCCAAAACGCAAATGGCTGGAAGGCTGGAATGTGGGTACGCCGGGCTTTGAAGGCTCTTACGATTATTTTAAAGAGTGGGCAGAGCAGGATATGGCCGATATGGTACAGCGCGACCGAAACCATATATCCATATTTGCCTGGAGTATAGGCAATGAGGTCGATTATCCTAACGATCCTTATTCTCACCCTATTTTGGATGGTAGCAAGGAAGACGGCTTTACACAAGCCATCTATGGAGGCTACAAAGAAGACGCTCCTGATGCTATGCTGCTAGGTGATATTGCGAAAAAACTGGTCGCTACTGTGAAACAATATGACAATTCGAGACCAGTGACGGCCGGATTGGCAGGTGTGGCCATGTCCAACGAGACAGCATATCCTTCAGCCTTGGATATCGCAGGATATAATTATACCGAGAGCCGCTATCAGTCGGATCATGAGAAATACCCGGACCGTGTGATTTTCGGAAGTGAAAACAGACACGAAATCTACGCATGGCAGGCAGTGGTAGACAATGAGCATATTTTTGGCCAGTTTCTATGGACGGGTATCGATTACCTGGGAGAGTCGGGCAGATGGCCTTCTCGTGGGTTTTACTCGGGACTTTTGGATTTTGGTGGTTTCATCAAGCCAAGAGGCTATTTTCGTCAGTCGCTATGGGCCGATGAACCGATGGCTTACATAGGCACCTATCCTACTAGTACGATCAATAGATGGAACCGCTATTCGATAGATGCCTGGCCTATCTGGAATTATGAAGAAGGGGACAGTATCAGAGTGGTATGCTACACCAATGCAGCCAAAGCAAGACTGGAGTTGGATGGAAAAGTAGTGGGGCAGGTGAAGGATTATGATAAGAAAACAGGTGTGATATTCTGGGACATTCCTTTCCAGTCTGGTAAATTGGAAGTCATAGGACTGAATGAAAACAATGAAGAAGTATCGTCATACTCCATTTCATCATCTAAGAGACCAGAAGCTCTGACTGTTATCAAAAGTGATAAGCAGATCGATGAAGAGAGTGGTCTGGCTCAGGTGGTGATTCAGGTAGTGGATGAAAATGGAGTCCCAGTGATGCTCTCAGACAATGAGGTGACCTGCACCATCGAAGGGCCAGGTGAGCTGCTAGGATTAGAGGCCAGCAACAATTCGGACATGGGCGATTATACGGACAACAAACAGCGGGTCTTTCATGGTCGATTGTTGGCTTACATCAAATCGACTGGTCAGACTGGTGATATTACTGTCAGGTTCACTTCGCCATGGCTGAAATCCGCGGAAATTTCGATCAAAGTGCGATAG
- a CDS encoding IS1595 family transposase gives MNFKSLPQLLDYFKEEETGKEYYANIRWAGNPTCPHCNTDKAYVTTRGYKCRNSECYKKFTVKTGTIFENSKIPFRIWFAAIYLATSHKKGISSVQLSIDLGITQKTAWFVLHRIREMLKDKAPQMLGENNTVEADETYIGGKEGNKHYSKRRSEENPALLNNGEVFKDKKVVLGIIERSGRVVLKHVPRATKTNLQNFIKSNVSKDSTLYTDDHKGYTGLGNIYTHETVTHSLQVYAEGDIHTNTIESFWSVLKRGLYGVYHQVSEKHLERYLDEFSSRFNARDLKSEEKIKTFLHQSESYLSYKRLIAK, from the coding sequence ATGAACTTTAAATCACTTCCACAGCTTTTAGATTACTTCAAAGAAGAAGAAACTGGTAAAGAGTATTATGCTAATATTCGTTGGGCTGGAAATCCTACATGTCCTCACTGCAATACTGATAAGGCATATGTAACTACTAGAGGCTATAAGTGTAGAAATAGTGAGTGCTACAAGAAGTTCACAGTTAAAACAGGAACAATATTCGAGAACTCTAAAATCCCTTTTAGAATCTGGTTTGCAGCTATCTATTTAGCTACTTCTCATAAGAAGGGTATTAGTTCAGTTCAACTATCTATTGACTTAGGAATTACCCAAAAGACTGCGTGGTTTGTGCTTCATAGAATCCGTGAAATGTTGAAAGATAAAGCACCTCAAATGCTAGGAGAAAACAATACAGTAGAAGCAGACGAAACTTATATAGGAGGTAAAGAAGGAAACAAGCATTACAGCAAAAGAAGATCAGAAGAAAACCCTGCATTGCTTAATAATGGTGAGGTGTTTAAGGATAAAAAAGTAGTACTAGGAATAATAGAAAGAAGTGGTAGAGTAGTTCTAAAGCATGTTCCAAGAGCAACTAAAACAAACCTTCAAAACTTCATCAAGTCTAATGTATCAAAAGACTCAACTCTTTATACTGATGATCACAAAGGATACACTGGATTAGGAAACATCTATACTCACGAAACAGTTACTCACAGCCTTCAAGTATATGCAGAGGGTGACATACATACCAATACAATAGAAAGCTTCTGGAGCGTTCTAAAAAGGGGCTTGTACGGTGTTTATCATCAAGTGAGCGAGAAGCACCTAGAAAGATATTTAGATGAATTTTCATCTAGGTTTAATGCAAGAGATTTGAAATCTGAGGAAAAGATTAAAACCTTCTTGCATCAGAGCGAGAGTTATTTGAGTTACAAAAGGCTTATTGCAAAATAA
- a CDS encoding PadR family transcriptional regulator, with protein MNSKEYIKGTIKTIVLKLLAEQESMYGYEISQRVKELTSGEIELTYGALYPILYKLEKDGMLVTQSEIVEGRVRKYYSLTQSGNETAKVKIAELNRFVELLQNIMAPMPGSNLSTWGA; from the coding sequence ATGAATTCGAAAGAGTACATCAAGGGGACTATCAAAACTATCGTGCTGAAGCTGCTCGCCGAGCAGGAAAGCATGTATGGTTATGAGATAAGCCAGAGGGTGAAAGAGCTGACATCTGGTGAGATTGAATTGACCTACGGTGCGTTGTATCCTATCCTATACAAGCTAGAAAAGGATGGTATGCTGGTGACCCAGTCGGAGATCGTGGAGGGGCGTGTTCGTAAGTATTACTCTCTGACCCAATCGGGTAATGAAACGGCCAAAGTGAAGATTGCTGAACTTAACCGCTTTGTAGAATTATTACAAAATATCATGGCTCCAATGCCAGGATCAAATCTCAGCACATGGGGAGCTTAA
- a CDS encoding tetratricopeptide repeat-containing sensor histidine kinase has product MATFRLLRGGVLKILFIFHLHLICSPTLAQQVKVDSLEQLLSSYPDVDTLRFSYLNSLSELLILNDTKRAIQYALEADSLSKTIGFQRGHMMSQLMLARCHTINSDLTLALQYSQASQALAEELGDITYQSRAFNQLGIISEYKGDYTEALSFYDRSLQLATEAGYQDGILNSYNNLGTISCFQGNHPKALEYYQRSLDLAQRINSKTGISIAYNNIGIVYYYQKNYDQSLKYYNKSLEIDLALEDKSGASKCYNNMAIIYNHLGEYDQALNYYEKSLEIKTELDDKIGVVRCFLNIADNYYSQEEYRQALDYFEKSLKGSEALGYQSDIVGSLLGIAKTQYQLGSYSEALQFGKKGFDLAEKLGKKDYIKEGAEIMSQIYAALSRYELAYQYHQTFKQVSDSLLNKDNIRKVTSLEEQFKFDKERQTLLLEQEVKEKILAAELKHEKNVLKLTLVALALLVLLLFVAITSYFSKKKAHRLLAVKNQQVEEINKVLAQTNETKNKFFRIISHDLRSPLSALVGLTRLIKQGQFKEEKQEELMEMLSKDSEIVLKLVENLLEWARSQSDNIPFRPEPLSLKSLADEALLEMEGNALEKQVVLDAENVEELSLFADKNMIKTILRNLLSNAIKFTPIGGKVSIMAIEEKGRILLSVQDTGVGMNQKQQDALFNIHQKSTTKGTNNEKGTGLGLLICKEFVEKHKGEIWVKSEEGLGTQFWVSIPK; this is encoded by the coding sequence ATGGCTACATTCAGACTTTTGAGGGGTGGAGTACTAAAGATTTTGTTCATCTTTCATCTCCATTTGATTTGTAGTCCGACTCTTGCCCAACAAGTCAAAGTAGACAGTTTGGAACAACTGCTTTCCAGTTATCCTGATGTGGATACCCTTCGTTTCAGTTATTTGAATAGTCTCTCTGAGTTATTGATACTCAATGATACGAAGCGAGCCATCCAGTATGCGCTCGAAGCAGATAGCCTGTCCAAAACCATCGGATTTCAAAGGGGACATATGATGAGTCAATTGATGTTGGCGAGGTGCCATACCATCAATTCTGATCTGACTCTTGCCCTCCAGTACAGCCAGGCATCGCAGGCACTGGCAGAGGAATTAGGAGACATTACCTATCAATCTCGAGCATTCAACCAATTGGGCATTATATCTGAATACAAGGGAGATTATACAGAAGCTTTATCCTTCTACGACAGGTCCTTGCAACTTGCTACTGAGGCAGGTTATCAGGATGGGATATTGAATAGTTACAACAACCTGGGGACAATAAGTTGCTTTCAAGGCAATCATCCCAAAGCACTTGAATATTATCAACGATCGCTTGATTTGGCCCAGAGAATCAATAGCAAAACAGGTATTTCCATTGCTTACAACAACATTGGGATTGTATATTATTATCAGAAAAATTATGATCAGTCCTTAAAGTATTACAACAAATCTCTGGAGATTGATTTGGCATTAGAGGACAAATCCGGGGCGTCTAAGTGCTACAACAACATGGCCATCATCTATAACCATCTTGGAGAATATGACCAGGCGCTCAATTACTACGAAAAGTCTCTGGAGATCAAAACTGAATTAGATGATAAAATTGGGGTGGTGCGGTGCTTCCTCAATATTGCAGACAATTATTATTCTCAAGAAGAGTATCGGCAGGCGCTTGACTACTTTGAAAAGTCTTTGAAAGGTTCAGAAGCTCTCGGCTATCAAAGTGACATAGTTGGAAGCCTCCTGGGGATAGCCAAAACGCAATATCAATTAGGTTCCTATTCCGAAGCTTTACAATTTGGCAAAAAGGGCTTTGATCTTGCAGAAAAGCTAGGTAAAAAAGATTACATCAAGGAAGGGGCTGAGATTATGTCACAGATCTATGCTGCCTTGTCTCGCTACGAGTTGGCCTATCAGTATCATCAGACTTTTAAGCAAGTCAGTGATAGCCTGCTGAACAAGGATAACATAAGAAAGGTCACTAGTCTCGAGGAACAATTTAAGTTCGATAAAGAAAGGCAAACCCTATTGTTAGAGCAGGAAGTGAAAGAAAAGATTCTCGCAGCAGAATTGAAACATGAAAAAAACGTGCTTAAACTTACTTTGGTAGCTCTTGCCCTATTGGTATTATTACTATTTGTTGCCATTACCAGTTACTTCTCAAAAAAGAAAGCCCATCGATTGCTAGCTGTAAAAAATCAACAGGTAGAAGAAATCAATAAAGTACTTGCCCAGACCAACGAGACCAAGAATAAGTTCTTTAGAATTATATCTCATGACCTTAGGAGCCCTTTGTCTGCCTTAGTTGGCTTGACTCGCCTGATCAAACAGGGACAATTCAAGGAGGAAAAACAAGAGGAATTGATGGAAATGCTGTCGAAAGATTCGGAGATCGTATTGAAGCTGGTGGAAAATTTGTTGGAGTGGGCTAGATCTCAATCGGACAATATCCCTTTCCGCCCAGAGCCACTGTCATTGAAGTCACTAGCGGATGAGGCTCTACTAGAAATGGAAGGCAATGCGCTAGAAAAGCAGGTCGTATTGGATGCCGAAAACGTGGAGGAGCTTTCATTATTCGCTGACAAAAACATGATCAAAACCATCCTAAGAAACTTGCTGTCCAATGCTATCAAATTCACCCCTATTGGCGGAAAGGTGTCCATCATGGCAATAGAAGAAAAAGGTCGAATTTTATTGTCCGTACAGGACACTGGTGTGGGCATGAATCAGAAACAGCAAGATGCTTTGTTCAACATTCACCAGAAATCCACGACTAAGGGGACTAATAACGAAAAGGGCACTGGACTTGGGTTGCTTATTTGCAAAGAGTTCGTTGAAAAACACAAGGGAGAAATTTGGGTCAAAAGCGAAGAAGGACTAGGCACCCAATTTTGGGTTTCGATTCCTAAATAA
- a CDS encoding MORN repeat-containing protein encodes MKFKGINTALFIALLLSSSLAVYFFLQTRKVKREFAVTSSLDQREKIALEQEQLISIDSLMMQGNYTKALAESESKLNQGLLLDTNSMKLRIVLMKRLLSLQKKIYHLDSSQLDSIAIETFQIIPSVATPKEVRDYDSLQFVLRKREVELEKIKGQLKRKSHGEYLTFESTKGTTIYFVGEVSNEKANGQGIALLSTGSRYEGEWKNNLRHGKGTFYWPDGEYYQGEYHNDQRQGLGSYYWPNGEKFTGQWEKDLRNGEGIFYDKHGEIVASGIWKDDELVVVQKD; translated from the coding sequence ATGAAATTTAAAGGAATCAATACCGCCCTGTTCATCGCGCTCCTGCTGAGTTCCAGTTTGGCCGTTTACTTTTTTCTTCAGACCAGAAAAGTGAAACGTGAGTTTGCAGTCACTTCCTCCTTAGATCAAAGGGAAAAAATAGCACTAGAACAGGAACAACTGATCAGCATCGATTCGCTGATGATGCAGGGTAACTACACCAAAGCCCTGGCTGAAAGCGAAAGTAAATTGAATCAGGGGCTGCTGCTCGATACCAACTCGATGAAGCTTCGAATCGTATTGATGAAAAGACTCCTCAGCCTTCAGAAAAAAATCTATCATTTGGACTCCTCTCAACTTGACTCCATTGCGATCGAGACGTTTCAGATTATCCCCTCTGTAGCCACTCCAAAAGAGGTGAGAGACTATGATTCGCTACAATTCGTCCTACGCAAAAGAGAGGTAGAACTAGAAAAGATCAAAGGGCAGCTCAAACGTAAATCTCATGGCGAATACCTCACTTTCGAAAGCACAAAGGGTACTACGATTTATTTCGTAGGGGAAGTCAGCAATGAAAAAGCCAACGGTCAGGGCATCGCACTACTGAGTACGGGCAGCCGTTACGAAGGAGAATGGAAAAACAACCTGCGTCACGGAAAAGGGACCTTCTATTGGCCTGACGGGGAATACTATCAAGGCGAGTACCACAATGATCAACGACAAGGGCTCGGCTCCTACTACTGGCCCAACGGAGAGAAATTTACCGGTCAATGGGAAAAGGACCTCCGCAATGGAGAAGGCATCTTCTATGACAAACATGGCGAGATAGTCGCGAGTGGAATATGGAAAGATGATGAATTAGTCGTAGTTCAGAAAGATTAA
- a CDS encoding DUF2490 domain-containing protein — translation MKKNVRNILIGAALLLVCYSSPVQAQDKPRPEESVIKEPVSLLWVNTYGNIRLTKRLFWVAQTHFRFQEDENTPFAGQIAQIYNRHAIGYLFSKSFNMAVGGVLRVNFNTSDNQYDKYAVPEWRIWHQYQFAMPLSRVMVYHRLRIEHRWAKGFNEDSEYLYRNRYRYMLRLKIPLNQHKLVPKTFYIAPETELIMQSGKPVIDSPMEDLRITTTLGYIISPRITAATGLMYSLGQDLSNGAYYKQKWAIRCHLYFSPDFRRVKNKLPSIHTND, via the coding sequence ATGAAAAAGAATGTCAGGAATATTCTTATCGGAGCTGCACTACTGTTAGTCTGCTATTCGTCTCCAGTCCAGGCACAGGACAAGCCCCGACCTGAAGAATCAGTCATCAAAGAACCTGTATCCCTACTCTGGGTCAATACCTATGGCAACATCCGATTGACTAAAAGGTTGTTTTGGGTAGCACAGACCCACTTCCGTTTTCAGGAGGATGAAAACACACCATTTGCAGGTCAGATCGCACAGATTTACAACCGCCATGCGATTGGTTATCTATTCTCCAAAAGTTTCAACATGGCTGTAGGAGGCGTACTGCGTGTCAACTTCAATACCAGCGACAACCAGTATGATAAATATGCAGTGCCTGAATGGCGTATCTGGCACCAGTACCAGTTTGCCATGCCCCTATCCAGAGTGATGGTATACCACCGCTTGCGTATCGAACATCGATGGGCCAAAGGATTCAACGAGGACAGTGAATACCTCTATCGCAATCGCTACCGCTATATGCTGCGACTTAAGATTCCGCTCAATCAACACAAGCTCGTCCCAAAGACCTTTTACATAGCACCAGAGACGGAACTGATCATGCAGAGTGGAAAACCCGTGATCGATAGCCCGATGGAGGATCTTCGGATCACTACCACCCTCGGTTATATCATCAGTCCCAGAATCACAGCGGCCACAGGGCTCATGTATTCACTGGGCCAGGACCTGTCCAATGGTGCCTATTACAAGCAAAAGTGGGCCATACGCTGTCACTTATATTTCTCACCGGATTTTAGAAGAGTCAAAAACAAACTCCCGTCCATACACACCAACGACTAG
- a CDS encoding universal stress protein, with protein MKTLLTTDFTDSSKNAIDYAIQLLSKEDQVKYKLVHAHKPMVSYSGEKSIPVLENPALKDKLKKELEEMQWNLKDEYTIDVEPELKRGGVYEVVHRLEKNDSSHDLVVMATREKSFFERMTFGSNTLQVAQNAETPVLIVPREAKSKSPKTIAFATDLEPLHIPYTSLKLVKDLIDQHDAALEVVHVYESEEEKEKSVSMKDTAMHRYMEEIEHKHVSMINESVYDGIIDYISKHKPDMLVLIPRDRNFFEQLFDKSVSKQMARDTDIPSLVLN; from the coding sequence ATGAAAACATTACTCACAACAGATTTTACAGACTCGTCAAAGAACGCGATAGATTATGCCATCCAACTACTCTCCAAAGAAGACCAGGTGAAGTACAAATTAGTTCACGCCCACAAGCCTATGGTTAGCTATAGTGGAGAAAAAAGTATTCCCGTGCTGGAAAACCCAGCTTTGAAAGACAAGTTGAAGAAGGAATTGGAAGAAATGCAATGGAACCTGAAGGATGAGTACACGATCGACGTAGAGCCTGAACTGAAAAGAGGTGGGGTCTATGAGGTCGTCCACCGACTCGAAAAAAACGACTCAAGCCACGATCTGGTGGTCATGGCTACTCGAGAAAAATCCTTTTTCGAACGCATGACTTTTGGCTCTAACACACTGCAAGTGGCACAAAACGCCGAGACACCCGTGCTGATCGTACCCCGTGAGGCAAAAAGCAAAAGCCCCAAAACCATCGCTTTTGCCACAGATCTGGAGCCTCTCCACATCCCCTATACTTCACTGAAGCTGGTCAAAGACCTGATCGACCAACACGATGCGGCCCTGGAGGTAGTACATGTCTACGAAAGTGAGGAAGAAAAAGAAAAATCTGTATCCATGAAAGACACCGCCATGCACCGCTATATGGAGGAGATAGAACACAAACATGTATCCATGATCAACGAAAGCGTGTACGATGGGATCATAGACTACATCTCCAAACACAAACCCGACATGCTAGTGCTCATTCCAAGGGATCGCAATTTCTTCGAACAGCTATTCGACAAAAGTGTAAGCAAGCAAATGGCCAGGGATACGGATATTCCTTCGCTTGTTTTGAACTAG
- a CDS encoding helix-turn-helix domain-containing protein produces MMKQPELGKKISSLRKEQGLTQEELVERCNISVRTIQRIENGEVTPRPYTVKLLLETLGHDFNTIRQEAQGLQHYVDQFLQFFYLSEEEVDPKQAKADLRTSFTLGLFSFILGFVEAGFDFNFWFDEFSSFTRGIYIMVKISALVAAVFFYRGFVIIGALQRNALLKIISLLLIASFTATIAYDIIAVGFDSINFDFVLGMEALTFGVLELAFGIALFRQGAQYGTTAKLSGVGEIVCGLCFLTFVLAPVGLVLLIPTMILELLLLYKAMDRS; encoded by the coding sequence ATGATGAAACAACCGGAACTCGGGAAAAAGATCAGTTCCCTCAGAAAGGAGCAGGGCTTGACGCAAGAAGAATTGGTGGAGAGATGCAACATAAGTGTACGTACGATCCAGCGGATCGAAAATGGTGAAGTAACCCCACGGCCGTATACTGTTAAACTCTTGTTGGAAACCTTGGGTCATGATTTTAATACCATTCGGCAGGAAGCTCAAGGCTTGCAGCACTACGTCGATCAATTTCTACAATTCTTTTACCTCTCAGAGGAGGAGGTTGATCCTAAGCAAGCCAAGGCGGATCTAAGAACTTCCTTTACCTTGGGACTTTTTAGCTTCATTCTGGGCTTTGTAGAAGCTGGCTTTGACTTCAATTTTTGGTTCGATGAGTTTTCCTCATTTACTAGAGGCATATACATCATGGTGAAGATCAGTGCGCTGGTGGCAGCCGTCTTCTTTTACCGTGGGTTTGTGATCATTGGCGCTCTGCAAAGAAATGCTTTATTAAAGATCATATCGCTGTTGCTCATAGCGAGTTTCACTGCCACGATCGCCTATGACATCATAGCGGTAGGATTCGATAGCATCAATTTTGATTTTGTACTGGGTATGGAAGCTTTGACTTTTGGGGTGTTGGAGTTGGCCTTTGGGATAGCACTTTTTAGGCAAGGAGCGCAATATGGCACTACAGCCAAACTATCTGGAGTAGGGGAGATCGTATGTGGGTTGTGCTTTCTCACTTTTGTGCTGGCACCTGTAGGGTTGGTGCTGCTCATCCCCACCATGATTTTGGAACTACTCCTGCTCTATAAGGCGATGGACAGGAGCTAG